The genomic DNA GGCCGTCCAGGCGCGCATCGCCCAGGACGAGTTCTCCCAGCGGCGCGCCGAGCGCCTCGCTTCTCCCTACAGCTACCAAGGGGATGGCCATGATGAGTGAGAGCGACGTGCGAGAGGTCATCCAGGACATTCCGGACCCGTGCAGCCTCGCGACCGGCGTGCCCCTGGGCATCGGCGAGATGGGGCTCATCCAGGCCATCGAGTGCCGAGAGGGCGGGGTGACGGTGCGCCTGCACATCACCTCGCCCATGTGCATGATGGCGGCCTACTTCATGCGGGAGATCGAGCAGCGGCTGGGCGCCCGGATGGATCCCCAAGGCGTGAAGGTGGAGTTCGATCACGCCCTGGAGTGGACGCCCGCCCACATCTCCGCGGATGCGCGCCAGCGCCTGTTGGATCGGCGCATCCGCACGCTCGGGGGCCGCCAGTTGTCCGGCCCGTGA from Melittangium boletus DSM 14713 includes the following:
- a CDS encoding metal-sulfur cluster assembly factor, whose translation is MMSESDVREVIQDIPDPCSLATGVPLGIGEMGLIQAIECREGGVTVRLHITSPMCMMAAYFMREIEQRLGARMDPQGVKVEFDHALEWTPAHISADARQRLLDRRIRTLGGRQLSGP